Proteins co-encoded in one Arachis hypogaea cultivar Tifrunner chromosome 13, arahy.Tifrunner.gnm2.J5K5, whole genome shotgun sequence genomic window:
- the LOC112733988 gene encoding uncharacterized protein: protein MGATPFHHSIPEVQLPKHFNKPTDMRYDRTQDPQEYLTAFEARMNLEDVGDEVRCRAFPMTLVGPLIRWFNALPQKSVMTFTDITRGFLAQFTTRIAKAKHLINLPRVTQRNGEPTRKYLDRFNDECLEIDGLTNSVASLCLTNGLLNEDFRKYLATKHVWTMQKIQNMAREYINDEEVSQVVAANKWQPAHLPNRQPGNGERPKEHSKDGGPTKPFKPFPRVRRITNYTPLMALIVEVYQQIADKGILSKARQLKDRTGRNKNLYCDYHKGFGHKTQDCFDLKDALEQAIREGKLAEFSQFIRESRRQERDRSDDDRSRVVKPRQEPEEDNDSSLTVVNLIVERDIASRSKSAAKKDAKILAVSSTNHGPSLRRTPRISFGTEDQWFHNIPENPPMVITARVGTGLVK from the coding sequence ATGGGAGCAACCCCTTTTCACCACTCCATTCCTGAGGTCCAGCTGCCAAAACATTTcaacaagccaacggacatgagatACGACAGAACCCAGGACCCCCAGGAATACctaacggcctttgaggccaggatgaacctggaggATGTGGGTGATGAGGTGAGATGTCGCGCTTTTCCCATGACCCTGGTAGGACCGTTAATTCGATGGTTCAACGCGCTCCCTCAAAAGTCCGTGATGACTTTCACGGATATAACCCGTGGCTTTCTAGCACAATTTACCACACGCATTGCCAAAGCCAAGCACCTGATCAACCTTCCAAGGGTGACCCAAAGAAATGGGGAACCGACTAGGAAGTATCTTGATAGGTTCAACGATGAGTGCCTAGAGATTGATGGCTTGACCAACTCGGTGGCCAGCTTGTGTCTGACGAACGGGCTGTTAAATGAAGACTTCAGAAAATACCTCGCTACCAAACATGTGTGGACCATGCAGAAAATTCAGAATATGGCGAGAGAATACATCAATGACGAGGAGGTCAGCCAAGTGGTGGCGGCCAACAAATGGCAGCCCGCCCATCTTCCTAATCGCCAGCCCGGAAACGGGGAAAGGCCCAAGGAGCACTCCAAGGACGGAGGGCCGACTAAACCCTTCAAACCTTTCCCACGAGTAAGAAGAATCACAAACTATACTCCTCTGATGGCCCTGATCGTTGAGGTATACCAACAGATAGCCGACAAAGGCATCTTGTCAAAAGCCCGCCAGCTCAAGGACAGAACTGGCAGAAACAAGAATCTCTACTGTGACTACCACAAAGGTTTCGGCCATAAAACCCAAGACTGCTTTGACTTGAAGGACGCTTTGGAACAGGCAATTCGTGAAGGCAAACTGGCGGAGTTCTCACAGTTCATAAGAGAATCCAGGAGGCAAGAGCGCGACCGATCTGACGATGACAGAAGCCGTGTTGTGAAGCCAAGGCAAGAGCCTGAAGAAGACAACGACAGCAGCCTCACTGTTGTGAATCTCATAGTCGAAAGAGACATAGCATCGAGATCGAAGTCAGCAGCAAAGAAAGACGCCAAGATTCTGGCCGTATCATCAACTAACCATGGACCCTCCCTCAGGAGAACCCCAAGGATATCATTCGGAACAGAGGACCAATGGTTCCACAATATCCCGGAGAACCCGCCCATGGTAATCACGGCAAGAGTGGGAACGGGTTTGGTAAAGTGA
- the LOC112738284 gene encoding uncharacterized protein, producing MAQDSEKKFHSIMDKLFHTPKSPSSSSGMQLLSGKKRPYSTSLGTMELNLRGDAAEVPHSLSAAVGATEGALCRPWDRGDFMRRLVTFKSISWFAKPKVVSAVNCARRGWINVDIDTIACEACGARLLFSTPASWNQQQVEKAARVFSLKLDNGHKLLCPWIDNACSETLARFPPTAPPVLVDNFRERCSSLLQLSALPHISSSVIEHMHSPLLEDFLGQSLFLDFGNGSARNSDIEIISSQEELKLYYQSQKLISLCGWNLRPLPYIVDCKDTKEQSVRSTTILDRSQVVADNNNFETNENLKDSNGEQLDPNSAVLECTLCGATVGLWAFSTIPRPVESLRIVGYAEVNCKNDSVIQDRQGQGVNNNVSDIATSSKDMSSSLNMTIAGGPPPTKQNFKAIISLPVIGQNLRACLSYDSDFRDHVFVDGDGIQADSRKKIRIQENPDDNIVDASNKQIVPMSSEIRESSHDQTGSKASARDSVVDNVIESTHHEGDGLNSSAEGDPSSLQKNLDGVVNRLSNYGAKDKVENFVNREDQHCSLERDMKPTTADKTMEFNPIRHHRYFCPWIASIDDMEPGWKQTLSALFHQQNHFPHSPNRSPTSMLIVKVDDPVSSVKKLFLSPSTRRKLAHIASQNTEHR from the exons ATGGCGCAAGATTCCGAGAAGAAGTTCCATTCAATCATGGATAAGCTTTTCCATACTCCTAAATCACCTTccag TTCATCTGGCATGCAACTTTTGAGTGGTAAGAAGCGTCCTTACTCAACTTCATTGGGGACAATGGAGCTGAATCTGAGAGGGGATGCTGCTGAGGTACCACACTCGTTGTCAGCCGCAGTGGGAGCAACTGAAGGAGCGCTTTGTCGTCCATGGGATCGTGGTGACTTTATGAGAAGATTGGTCACATTCAAATCTATATCATGGTTTGCTAAACCCAAG GTTGTAAGTGCTGTAAATTGTGCTCGAAGGGGTTGGATAAATGTGGATATTGACACTATAGCCTGTGAAGCATGTGGAGCACGTCTGCTTTTCTCAACACCAGCATCTTGGAACCAGCAGCAGG TGGAGAAAGCTGCCCGGGTATTTAGCTTAAAGTTAGATAATGGACATAAGTTACTTTGCCCATGGATCGACAATGCCTGCAGTGAAACACTGGCACGGTTTCCTCCTACAGCTCCTCCAGTGTTAGTTGACAATTTCAGAGAACGCTGTTCTTCTCTTTTGCAACTCTCAGCTCTTCCACATATTTCATCTTCAGTTATAGAGCACATGCACAGTCCACTATTGGAAGACTTTCTTGGACAATCATTGTTTCTTGATTTTGGAAATGGATCTGCCAGAAATTCTGACATAGAAATTATTAGTAGTCAAGAGGAACTCAAATTGTATTACCAG TCTCAAAAGCTTATAAGTTTATGTGGTTGGAATCTTCGCCCTCTACCTTACATAGTCGATTGCAAGGATACAAAGGAGCAATCTGTTAGAAGTACAACTATTCTGGACCGTTCTCAAGTAGTTGCTGATAACAACAATTTTGAAACGAATGAAAACCTCAAGGATTCTAATGGAGAACAACTAGATCCCAATTCTGCAGTTCTAGAATGTACCCTGTGTGGAGCTACTGTTGGATTGTGGGCATTCAGCACAATTCCTCGGCCTGTCGAATCACTCAGAATAGTGGGGTAtgcagaagtaaattgcaaaaacGATTCTGTGATCCAAGACAGACAGGGTCAGGGTGTAAATAATAATGTGTCTGACATTGCAACTTCGTCAAAGGATATGTCTTCTAGTCTCAATATGACGATTGCAGGGGGTCCTCCGCCAACAAAGCAAAATTTTAAAGCCATAATATCTCTGCCTGTTATTGGTCAGAATTTAAGGGCTTGTCTTTCTTATGACTCGGATTTTAGAGATCATGTCTTTGTTGATGGAGATGGTATTCAGGCAGATTCACGGAAGAAGATCAGGATTCAGGAGAATCCTGATGATAACATAGTTGATGCTTCAAATAAACAAATTGTTCCCATGTCATCTGAAATTAGGGAAAGTTCACATGATCAAACTGGTTCTAAAGCTAGTGCTCGTGATTCTGTAGTGGATAATGTTATAGAGAGCACCCATCATGAGGGTGATGGATTGAACAGTTCGGCTGAAGGTGACCCTAGTAGCTTGCAG AAGAATTTGGATGGAGTAGTAAATCGTCTTTCAAACTATGGGGCCAAAGACAAAGTAGAAAATTTTGTCAACAGGGAGGATCAACATTGTAGTTTAG AAAGAGACATGAAACCAACCACGGCTGATAAAACAATGGAATTTAATCCAATCAGGCATCACAGATACTTCTGCCCCTGGATTGCATCCATAGATGACATGGAGCCAGGGTGGAAACAAACATTATCTGCTTTGTTTCATCAGCAAAATCATTTTCCACATTCACCAAATAGATCTCCAACATCTATGCTCATTGTTAAG GTGGATGACCCTGTAAGTTCGGTTAAGAAGCTTTTCTTATCTCCATCTACTAGAAGAAAGCTTGCTCACATTGCAAGCCAAAATACAGAGCATAGGTAG
- the LOC112738286 gene encoding uncharacterized protein, translating into MAIRIISRKCTQAVCFMFLMVLLFCVCEGQDSSSLSPMDEKEKQVIYNVIQGFVGKWWNGSDLYPDPCGWTPIQGVSCELYDDGFWYVTVVNLGQVFDNSLICSNDAKFPEQLFKLKHLKVLSLTSCFLSPNKNPVTLPISGWEKFSESLESLILRSNPGLVGTIPSTIGSLRSLQSLVLLENSLTGELPRSIGNLVKLRQLVLAGNNLVGEVPITYGRFSELLIFDASRNNLSGSLPPIVGSWSSLLKLDLSNNVLEGLLPMELGRLKHLTLLDVSHNKLIGGLAETIKELVSLKDMVLSNNPIGGDLLGTKWRSFTKVETLDLSNMGLEGSVPESITEMKRLRFLDLSNNNLNGSLSRNLENLPCLKALHVNGNNLTGRLEFSQEFYGKLGRRFAAWNNNENLCYVAKQVTPVPYSVKPCLQEITNSEGVSTVENFEMSEGSYDEDSFVETSFGISSFVFNDVWLILSVNVVLTVLLWNLSF; encoded by the exons ATGGCTATTAGGATTATATCAAGGAAGTGCACACAAGCTGTTTGTTTTATGTTCCTCATGGTTTTGCTTTTTTGTGTTTGTGAGGGGCAAGACTCTTCTTCATTGTCACCAATGGATGAGAAAGAGAAGCAAGTCATCTACAATGTGATTCAGGGTTTTGTAGGAAAATGGTGGAATGGTTCAGACCTTTATCCAGATCCTTGTGGCTGGACTCCAATACAG GGAGTTTCATGTGAACTATATGATGATGGATTCTGGTATGTAACTGTTGTGAACCTTGGACAAGTTTTTGACAACTCTCTCATATGCAGCAATGATGCTAAATTCCCAGAACAACTATTCAAGCTCAAGCACCTCAAAGTTCTCTCATTAACCAGTTGCTTTCTTTCACCTAACAAAAATCCAGTTACACTCCCAATTTCAGGTTGGGAGAAGTTCTCAGAAAGTTTGGAATCTTTGATACTCAGATCAAACCCTGGTCTTGTTGGCACCATTCCATCCACAATTGGAAGCCTTAGAAGCCTTCAATCTCTTGTTTTGCTGGAAAATAGTCTCACAGGTGAATTGCCACGAAGTATCGGCAATTTGGTTAAGTTGAGACAACTAGTCCTTGCTGGAAACAACTTGGTTGGTGAGGTTCCAATCACTTATGGACGCTTTTCTGAGCTTTTGATATTTGATGcaagcaggaacaatctttcagGTTCACTACCACCAATAGTTGGATCTTGGAGTTCACTTCTAAAGCTTGATTTGAGCAACAATGTGCTTGAAGGGTTGTTGCCAATGGAGCTTGGAAGGCTAAAGCATCTCACATTACTTGATGTGAGTCATAACAAACTTATTGGTGGTTTGGCTGAGACAATCAAAGAACTTGTTTCCTTAAAAGATATGGTCTTGTCTAACAATCCAATAGGGGGTGATCTCTTGGGAACAAAGTGGAGAAGTTTCACAAAAGTTGAGACTTTGGACCTTTCCAACATGGGTTTGGAAGGTAGTGTGCCAGAGTCCATAACAGAAATGAAAAGGCTAAGGTTTCTTGACCTTAGCAACAACAACCTTAATGGAAGTCTCTCTAGGAATCTTGAGAACCTGCCATGTCTTAAAGCTCTTCATGTCAATGGAAACAACTTGACAGGGAGACTTGAATTCTCACAAGAGTTTTATGGGAAATTGGGAAGGCGGTTTGCTGCTTGGAACAATAATGAAAACTTGTGCTACGTTGCCAAACAAGTGACACCAGTGCCTTATAGTGTGAAACCTTGTTTACAGGAAATAACTAATTCTGAGGGAGTTTCAACAGTTGAGAATTTTGAGATGAGTGAAGGGAGTTACGATGAGGATTCCTTTGTAGAAACCTCTTTTGGAATTTCAAGTTTTGTATTCAATGATGTATGGTTGATTCTTAGTGTAAATGTAGTTCTTACTGTGCTGCTGTGGAATTTGTCATTTTAG